The following are encoded in a window of Haloarcula halophila genomic DNA:
- a CDS encoding DUF7115 domain-containing protein codes for MEIPDLVREELGDEEVQAGVSLGDEDIVCFTPSRTLVYRGEGLLSDEGVEAFPHEFERLSVSEGRRKATFSLAYVDTKREFSVPVKRSEGVLERLLESSLSAAGVLDEEETVAGVYRFSELTLVVTSAQLLKHVGSVTWDGDFEQFAFEAVTGLEFEEGSVATAIVLSVDGRPERIKAPSNKAPSLRRTLQQALFAYHDVSSLDALNEKVGEDEDSESDVSGLGLDAGIDPLVGDDEAAAEGTEASGPDESGWEPTDSADAGASGSGTDGDFAALEAQVEELAELVEQQNEQLQRQEKVIKQLIAELRQGR; via the coding sequence ATGGAGATACCAGACCTCGTCCGGGAAGAACTCGGGGACGAGGAGGTCCAGGCCGGCGTCAGCCTCGGCGACGAGGATATCGTCTGTTTCACGCCGTCCCGGACGCTCGTCTACCGAGGCGAGGGGTTGCTGAGTGACGAAGGGGTCGAGGCGTTCCCCCACGAGTTCGAGCGTCTCTCCGTCTCGGAAGGACGGCGGAAGGCGACGTTCTCGCTCGCCTACGTCGACACCAAACGTGAGTTCTCGGTCCCGGTCAAACGCAGCGAGGGGGTCCTCGAACGGTTGCTGGAGAGTTCACTCAGTGCAGCGGGCGTCCTCGACGAGGAAGAGACGGTCGCTGGCGTCTATCGGTTCAGCGAACTCACGCTCGTGGTCACGTCCGCACAACTGCTCAAACACGTCGGCAGCGTCACCTGGGACGGCGACTTCGAGCAGTTCGCCTTCGAAGCGGTGACGGGTCTGGAGTTCGAGGAGGGGAGCGTCGCCACGGCGATCGTCCTCTCGGTCGACGGCCGCCCCGAGCGGATCAAAGCCCCGTCGAACAAGGCGCCGTCGTTGCGCCGGACGCTCCAGCAAGCGCTGTTTGCGTACCACGACGTATCGTCGCTCGATGCGCTCAACGAGAAGGTGGGCGAGGACGAGGACTCAGAGTCGGACGTGTCGGGACTGGGACTCGACGCTGGGATCGATCCGCTGGTCGGCGACGACGAAGCCGCGGCCGAGGGGACGGAGGCGAGTGGACCCGACGAGAGCGGTTGGGAGCCGACCGACTCGGCCGACGCGGGCGCCTCCGGGTCCGGGACCGACGGCGATTTCGCCGCGCTGGAAGCACAGGTCGAGGAACTGGCCGAGCTGGTCGAGCAACAGAACGAACAGCTCCAGCGCCAGGAGAAGGTCATCAAACAACTCATCGCGGAACTCCGGCAGGGCCGCTAG
- a CDS encoding DUF5830 family protein, which translates to MPADDQDPVELGVELLAHLEHAELSVADAIDRIETVTTNPQLQREILDTAVMRGVVDREDGLVRPRSQGTYVNFEADVIVREGSFSCARCGASISTGHFVQLDGGELGPFGSTCIRKVLGREN; encoded by the coding sequence GTGCCAGCCGACGACCAGGACCCCGTCGAACTCGGGGTCGAACTGCTCGCTCACCTCGAACACGCCGAGCTATCGGTCGCGGACGCGATCGACCGCATCGAGACGGTGACGACGAACCCACAGCTCCAGCGGGAGATCCTCGATACCGCGGTCATGCGTGGCGTCGTCGATCGCGAGGACGGGCTCGTCCGCCCGCGTTCACAGGGCACGTACGTGAACTTCGAGGCCGACGTGATCGTCCGCGAGGGGTCGTTCTCGTGTGCGCGCTGTGGTGCGTCTATCAGTACCGGGCACTTCGTCCAGCTCGACGGCGGCGAACTCGGCCCGTTCGGCTCGACGTGTATCAGGAAAGTCCTCGGGCGTGAGAACTGA
- a CDS encoding TVP38/TMEM64 family protein — protein MDRLAKRQLVGSAGLVVVVALATLLLSPARVVSEVMHLADHPVYLAGVIVGLYLIRPLFAWPTMPLSAFVGFVLGIEYGIPVALMGALVTCLIPYRFALEAGERGGMFGWLGDSGRRLIEVTGETRGVLAARLSPVPADPVSYGAGFAGVSTRAFVVGTFVGEIPWVVVEVIAGASMRSLALDGLSVDALPHVLVLGGVLAVLLIAGPAYRHVNGRPESS, from the coding sequence ATGGATCGTCTCGCGAAACGACAGTTGGTCGGGAGCGCCGGACTGGTGGTGGTAGTCGCGCTGGCGACCCTGTTGCTCTCGCCGGCGCGGGTGGTCTCGGAGGTGATGCATCTCGCGGACCACCCCGTCTATCTCGCGGGCGTCATCGTCGGTCTCTATCTGATCCGGCCACTGTTCGCGTGGCCGACGATGCCGTTGTCGGCGTTTGTCGGGTTCGTCCTCGGAATCGAGTACGGCATCCCGGTCGCACTGATGGGCGCGTTGGTCACCTGTCTCATCCCGTACCGGTTCGCCCTGGAAGCCGGCGAGCGAGGCGGGATGTTCGGCTGGCTCGGGGACTCCGGCCGGCGACTCATCGAGGTGACTGGCGAGACACGGGGGGTCCTGGCCGCGCGGCTCTCGCCGGTGCCTGCCGACCCAGTCTCCTACGGAGCGGGTTTCGCCGGCGTCTCGACGCGGGCGTTCGTCGTCGGGACGTTCGTCGGCGAGATCCCCTGGGTCGTCGTCGAGGTGATCGCCGGCGCGTCGATGCGATCGCTCGCGCTCGACGGCCTCTCGGTCGACGCGCTCCCACACGTCCTCGTTCTCGGTGGTGTGCTGGCGGTACTCCTGATTGCCGGGCCGGCGTACCGACACGTCAACGGTCGTCCGGAGTCGTCCTGA
- a CDS encoding sensor histidine kinase, giving the protein MQGRLSLAVETGDISHLNDAIDSADRMEQLIDELLTLAREGEMVGETNPVDVGLIAEQAWENVDAPVASPSVVDSPAIEADAARLRELMENLFRNAVEHGSTGNRTASGDAVDHDPTNNRTKSGDPVEHSADHVTVTVGPRGADGFYVADDGSGVPESERERVFERGHTTSPDGTGFGLAIVEDIAQAHGWTIELTESQAGGARFEFRTTPDDR; this is encoded by the coding sequence GTGCAGGGACGGCTCTCACTGGCGGTCGAGACGGGTGACATCTCCCATCTGAACGACGCCATCGACTCCGCGGACCGGATGGAACAGCTCATCGACGAACTGCTCACGCTGGCCCGAGAGGGAGAGATGGTTGGCGAGACCAACCCCGTCGATGTCGGTCTCATCGCCGAACAGGCCTGGGAGAACGTCGACGCTCCGGTTGCGTCCCCGTCGGTAGTCGACTCACCCGCGATCGAGGCCGATGCCGCTCGGCTACGGGAACTCATGGAGAACCTGTTTCGCAACGCCGTGGAGCATGGCTCCACGGGCAACCGGACGGCGTCCGGTGACGCGGTGGACCACGACCCCACGAACAACCGGACGAAGTCCGGTGACCCCGTCGAACACAGCGCCGACCACGTGACGGTTACCGTCGGGCCTCGAGGAGCCGACGGGTTCTACGTCGCCGACGACGGCTCCGGCGTCCCCGAGTCCGAACGGGAGCGGGTGTTCGAGCGAGGGCACACGACCAGCCCCGACGGCACCGGCTTCGGGCTCGCGATCGTCGAAGACATCGCACAGGCCCACGGCTGGACGATCGAACTCACCGAGAGTCAGGCTGGTGGCGCACGGTTCGAGTTCAGGACGACTCCGGACGACCGTTGA
- a CDS encoding PAS domain-containing protein, whose translation MPWSSLIDDTELDRLWNRVQTCIDAGEPFEVSYRVTTAEGRTRWLWERGRVVRETDDGVEILEGFITDITARKEREQELEREQEFTEDLIDAIDDAFYLISTDGCLLRWNDTLATVTGYSDEELAGMDGAELLPEAYHEKLDAALDPHTDIGDGAFQAPLLTTDGREIPYEFRGSVIKDRDGDVIGIAGIGRDITERRERERKLEQYETLVENVGDPMFILDEDGRIQMANRAVAEHLNADRDDVIGMPARAYIEDDDYQKGLELTRELLRAGGTEWRTYEMQVTTADGETRVMENNIAVLTDDEAFIGTVGVVRDITERKERQHKLKQYKTLVENVGDAMYVLDENGTVQMINEALADHLGYDRSAIVGEHPSEFMPDADVQRGAEIIQTLCDDDDRIWETFEMETIDASGRRTINEDKIAPLVEDGSFVGTVGVIRDITDRKKREQELKRYETIVQAVGDPVYTLDDEGVFTFVNDAIEPLTGYEPAELVGNHISTIMTEDDVQRGQERIRELLAEPERDHVTLEMDIVTRWGEHVPCENNIVLLPSEDGSFIGTAGVIRNVADRVQRERQLSSSRASSVTTSETRSTSCRDGSHWRSRRVTSPI comes from the coding sequence GTGCCGTGGAGTTCCCTCATCGACGACACCGAGCTCGACCGCCTCTGGAACCGTGTTCAGACCTGTATCGACGCCGGAGAACCGTTCGAGGTGAGCTACCGCGTCACGACGGCCGAGGGGCGGACACGGTGGCTGTGGGAGCGCGGACGGGTCGTCAGAGAGACGGACGACGGCGTCGAGATCCTCGAAGGGTTCATCACCGACATCACCGCTCGAAAGGAACGGGAACAGGAACTAGAGCGCGAACAGGAGTTCACCGAGGATCTCATCGACGCCATCGACGACGCCTTCTATCTCATCAGTACCGACGGGTGTCTCCTCCGCTGGAACGACACGCTCGCCACGGTGACTGGCTACAGCGACGAGGAACTGGCGGGGATGGACGGCGCGGAGTTACTTCCCGAAGCCTACCACGAGAAACTGGACGCGGCACTCGATCCACACACCGACATCGGCGACGGGGCGTTTCAGGCCCCCTTGTTGACCACGGACGGCCGTGAGATCCCGTACGAGTTCCGGGGCTCAGTCATCAAAGACAGGGACGGCGATGTCATCGGAATCGCCGGCATCGGCCGGGATATCACCGAACGTCGCGAGCGCGAACGGAAGCTCGAACAGTACGAGACGCTCGTCGAGAACGTCGGCGATCCGATGTTCATCCTCGACGAGGACGGGCGAATCCAGATGGCCAACCGAGCGGTGGCCGAGCATCTGAACGCGGATCGTGACGATGTCATCGGCATGCCGGCACGGGCGTACATCGAGGACGACGACTACCAGAAGGGGCTCGAGTTGACGAGAGAACTACTCAGAGCGGGGGGAACGGAGTGGCGGACCTACGAGATGCAGGTCACGACCGCCGACGGGGAGACGCGAGTGATGGAGAACAACATCGCGGTCCTGACTGACGACGAAGCGTTCATCGGGACTGTCGGTGTCGTCCGGGACATCACCGAGCGAAAGGAACGCCAGCACAAGCTCAAACAGTACAAGACGCTCGTCGAGAACGTCGGCGACGCGATGTACGTCCTCGACGAAAACGGGACGGTCCAGATGATAAACGAGGCGCTGGCGGACCACCTGGGATACGACCGTTCGGCGATCGTCGGCGAACACCCGAGCGAGTTCATGCCCGACGCGGATGTCCAGCGTGGAGCCGAGATCATCCAAACGCTGTGTGACGACGACGACCGGATCTGGGAGACCTTCGAGATGGAGACGATCGACGCCTCGGGCCGGCGGACGATCAACGAGGACAAGATCGCACCACTGGTCGAGGACGGCTCGTTCGTTGGGACGGTCGGCGTGATCCGGGACATCACCGACCGAAAGAAACGCGAGCAGGAGTTAAAGCGATACGAGACGATCGTCCAGGCTGTCGGCGACCCCGTCTACACGCTCGACGACGAGGGGGTATTCACGTTCGTCAACGATGCCATCGAACCGTTGACCGGATACGAACCCGCCGAGCTGGTTGGCAATCATATCAGTACGATCATGACCGAGGACGACGTCCAGCGTGGCCAGGAACGAATCCGGGAGCTGCTGGCGGAGCCGGAACGAGACCACGTCACCTTGGAGATGGACATCGTGACTCGCTGGGGCGAACACGTCCCCTGTGAGAACAACATCGTGCTGCTGCCTTCCGAAGACGGGAGTTTCATCGGAACCGCGGGCGTCATCCGAAACGTCGCTGACCGTGTCCAGCGGGAACGACAGCTCTCGAGTTCGCGAGCGTCGTCAGTCACGACCTCCGAAACCCGCTCAACGTCGTGCAGGGACGGCTCTCACTGGCGGTCGAGACGGGTGACATCTCCCATCTGA
- a CDS encoding response regulator: MSSGPGEIRVLHVDDEQNLGEVVAMHLERIHEEITVTHVRSAREGLDRLGEAAFDCVVSDHDMPNMDGLEFLRCVRADYPDLPFILFTGKGNEEIASDAISAGVTEYLQKDVGTDQYTVREPHRASGQRAASEDRTRRVRADALDAYLEPPGDGLPGP; encoded by the coding sequence ATGAGTAGCGGACCCGGCGAGATCCGCGTGCTGCACGTCGACGACGAACAGAACCTCGGCGAAGTCGTCGCGATGCATCTCGAACGGATCCACGAGGAGATCACCGTCACCCACGTCAGGTCGGCACGCGAGGGCCTCGACCGACTCGGCGAAGCGGCGTTCGATTGTGTCGTCAGCGACCACGATATGCCGAACATGGACGGACTGGAGTTTCTGCGGTGTGTGCGAGCGGACTACCCGGACCTCCCCTTCATCCTCTTTACCGGCAAGGGGAACGAAGAGATCGCGAGCGACGCGATCTCGGCCGGTGTCACCGAGTACCTCCAGAAAGACGTCGGAACCGACCAGTATACGGTGCGCGAACCGCATCGAGCGAGCGGTCAGCGAGCGGCGAGCGAAGACCGCACTCGAAGAGTCAGAGCGGATGCTCTCGACGCTTATCTCGAACCTCCCGGGGATGGTCTACCGGGCCCGTAA
- a CDS encoding HVO_2523 family zinc finger protein → MNEEAGGRPCPRCSRQLYHRHCKYVCPDHGVVYDCADTFYYD, encoded by the coding sequence ATGAACGAGGAGGCCGGCGGACGGCCCTGTCCGCGATGTAGCCGGCAGTTGTACCATCGCCACTGCAAGTACGTCTGTCCGGATCACGGTGTCGTCTATGACTGTGCCGATACGTTCTACTACGATTGA